TGAATCTCTTCCAGAAGGGTCGGGTCTTTCTGGTGGGCGATGCGGCGCATGTTCATTCTCCCTTTGGGGGGAGAGGCATGAATTTAGGTATTGAGGATGGGGCCTGGCTGGCCTGGCAGGTTTCTATTGGTGAGACGCATCGTTATATGCTGGATCGTCGACCTGTTGCGGAAGATGTGCTGAAGGCCGTTGATTCAGGGACGCGTTTTCTGGCTTCTAACAACAGTGCAATGATGCTGCTTCGTCAAAAATTTATGCCAGTGATTGGCCGGACTAGATATTTTACAAATCGGTTTTTAAACATCATGTCTGCGGATAACACACCCTTCCCACCTTGGCTTGAAGACGAATAAATCTCTGCTTTGGGAATTTAGACACAAAAAAACCGCCCGAAGGCGGTTCTTTTTGATTTTTTGGAGCGGGCGAAGAGATTCGAACTCTCGACCCTAACCTTGGCAAGGTTATGCTCTACCCCTGAGCTACGCCCGCATATCCAAAAAAATCCCACATCACGAAAACTCAGCTTCTTAGAGAAACTGGAGCGGGCGAAGAGATTCGAACTCTCGACCCTAACCTTGGCAAGGTTATGCTCTACCCCTGAGCTACGCCCGCATCTGTTTCGCTAGGACCGTTTGTGGCGGCCCCGTCGGTGAGGTGGGAGCTATATGGCAAAAGCTCGGGGTGAATGCAACAAGGAATTTGAAAATGATTGTGGGATATCCAGCAACTTGTGGGTTCTAATGAAACTCTTATGTTGAAAAAATACTATTAAAAACAATATGTTATGCCTATATTCGAAGAGATTTCGGCGCTGTGGATATAATTGTAGATGAGCGCATTTAGCGGATTGGATCTGAGATAATTCTGCTGAAGTTTTTGAAATTAAAGCGCAGCAAACTCATATATCTCAATAGGATCGGGAAAATAAATGTTGTGAGACATGTTTTGCAGAAAGTTTGGCGGCGCATATTTGATGGAAGACGTTCTGACTTTGATGAGTAAACCGATGAGCGGCGTGAGGGAGCTCAAAAAATCGAGAGACTAGCCTTAGCCATGACGGCTCATTAAAGCGGCTTGATCTGCTTGTCTTTTTTTGTGGCTGCCTTAAAACGGTTTGGCGTTTGTGTATCAAGCACTTGGTTTTTCTACCAAGTCTTTGGGGGAGGTCCATTTAATGCCAGTTAGCCGTTCACAGCTCATGTCGTTTTTCGACGAGTTGAATATTCCGGTCTCTACCATAGACCATGAGCCTGTCTTTACTGTTGCTGAGTCTGCTGGGTTGCACGAGCGTATTCCCGGTGGGCATACCAAGAACCTTTTTTTGAAGGACAAGAAGGGCAACCTCTTTCTTGTTGTGGCGCTGCATGACGCGACCATTGATCTGAAGAGGATTTCTCCTGTCATTGGTGCGTCTGGCCGCGTTTCCTTTGGCAAAGCAGACTTGCTTGAAGAGGTGCTGGGCGTTACGCCGGGGTCTGTGACGCCATTTTCAATACTCAATGATAAAGAGGCGCAGCGCGTGTCTGTTGTTTTTGATGCTAAGATGATGAAGCAGGATGTTTTGAACTTCCATCCGTTGCTCAATGACGCGTCTACAGCCATCTCTGCGGATGGTCTGATGGCTTTTGCAAAGGGCTGCGGACATGAAGCAAGAGTGCTTGCTGTTTCTGAAGAAGCGCAGAAAGTCACTGAAGATCTATAAAAACTGAGAATTCGCCGATTGTAATTGTTCGCCACTAAGACCATTTTAGGCAGCAGTTAGAGAATTTTATATGAGGAGCGCTGAAATAAGCAGCTCCCAAGCAGTTAAAGGGTCAAGATTATGAGTGGATCCGGTTATTCCGTAGGTGGTAGCTTTGGTGGCTCTCTGGGCGGTGGTTACGGTGGTGGATACCAGACGAACGCCCCTCAGCCAGCAGCGCCTGCGCCAACTCCTGCTCCAGCAGCAAAAGTTCCTGCAGCAGAGCTGATTAAAGACACCACTACTCAGACCTTCATGACGGATGTGATTGAAGGTTCCCGGGATCATGTGATTCTCGTGGATTTCTGGGCACCTTGGTGTGGTCCGTGTAAACAGTTGACCCCAACCCTTGAGAAAGTTGTCAAGGAAGCTGGTGGTACTATTCAGCTGGTTAAGATGAACATTGAAGAGTACCCGGAAGTTGCGGGTCAGATGGGTGTTCAGTCTATTCCTGCTGTGTTCGCGTTTAAAGGCGGTCAGCCTGTAGACGGGTTCATGGGTGCGCAGACTGAGGGCGAGATTAAGAAGTTCCTTGAGCGCATTGGCGTTCAGATTGGCCCGAGCGACCTTGACGTTATGCTGGAGAAGGCTGACGAGCTGCGTGATGCTGAGGGCTATCCTGAAGCTGCACAGCTTTACGGCGGTGCGTTGTCTCTGGATGCTGGCAATGTTCAGGCTCTGGGTGGTTTGGCCATGTGTTATCTGGCGCTTGGCGAGAAAGAACACGCACAGCAGATGCTGGGCATGGTGGCCGAAGATAAACAGACCTCCCAGCATTATATTGCTGCAAAAACAGCACTTGAGCTGGCTGAGCAGGCTGAGAATCTTGATGATCTTGGGGATCTGCGGGCACGTGTAGAAGCGAATGCTGATGATCATCAGGCTCGTTTTGATCTGGCGCTTGGTCTCAATAGTAACGGTGATAAAACCGGTGCTGTTGATGAATTGATCGAGCTTATTCGTCGCGATCGTGAGTGGAATGAGGATGGCGCCCGCACGCAGCTTCTGCAGTTCTTTGAGGCCTGGGGCTTTAAAGATGCGGGATCTGCTTATGGTCGTCGTAAACTCTCCTCAATTTTATTCTCGTAATATAGGCCAAAAGATAAAAGTGGAGAGCACTTAAGTGGCCTCGATGACTATTGGAAACGCAACCTACGCAGGTCTTGATGATCTGCCGCAGGTTGTGCCGTTGTTTGTGTTGCCGGGGGCTATCCTGCTCCCGCGCTCCCACATGCCTCTCAATGTATTTGAACCGCGCTATACCGCCATGATCGACAGTGCTTTACGTACTGATCGGATGATTGGCGTGATACAGCCGCAGTTTGGAACTGGTGAGGACGAGCTTGCAGGCCGCCCGAAGCTTTGCACGGTGGGTGGTATGGGGCGTATTACAGGCTTTCAGGAAAGCGGTGATGGACGTTACCTGATCACACTGTCTGGTGTGTCCCGGTTTGTGTTGCGCGGTGAGTTGGAAGAACGTGCTCCGTTCCGCCGTGGGCATGTTGATGCGAACCGCTTTGCCAGTGACCTGAAGTTGGGCGTTGGTGAAGATGAGGTCGATCGTGAGCAGCTTCTGTCCACTCTCAAAGAATACCTGAGTGTGAACGAGCTGGAAGCTGATTGGGAAAGCGTCAATTCTGCGACAACCGAGATTTTGGTCAATGCGCTGTGCATGATGAGCCCGTATGGACCGAAAGAAAAACAGGTACTTTTGGAAACTGAGAGCCTGAAGATTCGTGCAGATACACTGGTTGCA
The window above is part of the Pseudovibrio sp. Tun.PSC04-5.I4 genome. Proteins encoded here:
- a CDS encoding prolyl-tRNA synthetase associated domain-containing protein, coding for MPVSRSQLMSFFDELNIPVSTIDHEPVFTVAESAGLHERIPGGHTKNLFLKDKKGNLFLVVALHDATIDLKRISPVIGASGRVSFGKADLLEEVLGVTPGSVTPFSILNDKEAQRVSVVFDAKMMKQDVLNFHPLLNDASTAISADGLMAFAKGCGHEARVLAVSEEAQKVTEDL
- the trxA gene encoding thioredoxin, giving the protein MSGSGYSVGGSFGGSLGGGYGGGYQTNAPQPAAPAPTPAPAAKVPAAELIKDTTTQTFMTDVIEGSRDHVILVDFWAPWCGPCKQLTPTLEKVVKEAGGTIQLVKMNIEEYPEVAGQMGVQSIPAVFAFKGGQPVDGFMGAQTEGEIKKFLERIGVQIGPSDLDVMLEKADELRDAEGYPEAAQLYGGALSLDAGNVQALGGLAMCYLALGEKEHAQQMLGMVAEDKQTSQHYIAAKTALELAEQAENLDDLGDLRARVEANADDHQARFDLALGLNSNGDKTGAVDELIELIRRDREWNEDGARTQLLQFFEAWGFKDAGSAYGRRKLSSILFS
- a CDS encoding LON peptidase substrate-binding domain-containing protein, whose translation is MTIGNATYAGLDDLPQVVPLFVLPGAILLPRSHMPLNVFEPRYTAMIDSALRTDRMIGVIQPQFGTGEDELAGRPKLCTVGGMGRITGFQESGDGRYLITLSGVSRFVLRGELEERAPFRRGHVDANRFASDLKLGVGEDEVDREQLLSTLKEYLSVNELEADWESVNSATTEILVNALCMMSPYGPKEKQVLLETESLKIRADTLVALAEIELARGTGAPGSSLQ